Proteins encoded in a region of the Nitrospinota bacterium genome:
- the fetB gene encoding iron export ABC transporter permease subunit FetB, translated as MRTQRTKDKEMGMENESLLLSYGLVIAALLISYFNHLKIEREMVTSSIRATLQLIAVGFLLDAILNIEEPIYLFFILLFMSAVAGVISGNRGKEIPHSHGIAILGITLGSLVTFGLLYGAGVIQPEARYAIPLGGMIIGNSMKASSLTMNRLISELGHQRRQIETLLALGANARQAALGAVRQAVKAAMIPTIDTMKTVGLVHLPGIMTGFIIAGGSPLTAVKFQLAVIYMLAGATGITCLLVTLMAYRQCFTSDLQLLEQFRPAR; from the coding sequence ATGCGGACCCAACGCACCAAAGACAAGGAGATGGGGATGGAAAATGAATCGTTGCTACTTTCCTACGGGCTGGTGATCGCGGCTCTTCTGATTTCCTATTTCAACCACTTGAAAATAGAACGGGAGATGGTGACAAGCTCGATTCGCGCCACGTTGCAGTTGATTGCGGTCGGGTTTTTATTGGATGCGATTTTAAACATTGAAGAACCCATTTACCTGTTTTTTATTTTGCTATTCATGAGCGCGGTGGCAGGGGTGATTTCCGGCAATCGCGGCAAGGAAATTCCTCATTCCCACGGGATCGCTATTTTAGGCATTACGTTGGGCTCTCTGGTCACGTTTGGACTTTTGTATGGTGCGGGGGTCATTCAACCGGAGGCGCGTTACGCCATACCCTTGGGAGGGATGATCATCGGCAATTCGATGAAAGCCTCGTCGTTGACGATGAATCGTCTGATCTCAGAGCTCGGTCACCAACGGCGGCAAATTGAAACTCTACTGGCATTGGGAGCCAACGCCCGGCAAGCGGCACTGGGGGCCGTCCGGCAAGCGGTGAAAGCGGCGATGATTCCGACGATCGATACCATGAAAACCGTGGGTCTGGTTCACCTGCCCGGCATCATGACGGGTTTTATCATTGCGGGCGGATCACCGTTGACGGCGGTGAAATTTCAATTGGCGGTGATCTATATGCTGGCGGGTGCCACCGGTATCACCTGTCTTCTGGTGACCCTGATGGCCTACCGCCAATGCTTCACGAGTGATCTGCAATTGCTGGAGCAGTTTCGTCCGGCTCGGTGA